From the genome of Pukyongia salina, one region includes:
- a CDS encoding thiol-disulfide oxidoreductase DCC family protein: MKATTNKIVLFDGVCNLCNSAVQFMIKRDHDDRFMFAALQEEAGLALTKKYNIDTSRIDSIVLIDNGKAYVKSTAALHIALYLKGLWPLCHGALIVPRFIRDVVYDIIARYRYKWFGKKESCMIPTPDIKRKFL; encoded by the coding sequence ATGAAGGCAACAACAAATAAAATAGTACTATTCGACGGTGTGTGTAATTTGTGCAATAGTGCCGTACAGTTTATGATCAAACGCGATCACGATGATCGCTTTATGTTTGCGGCCTTGCAGGAAGAAGCGGGCCTTGCGCTTACAAAGAAATACAACATCGACACCTCCAGGATAGACTCTATTGTTCTTATCGATAATGGAAAAGCGTATGTGAAATCGACCGCAGCCCTTCACATAGCCCTTTACTTAAAGGGATTGTGGCCCTTATGTCACGGAGCACTCATCGTACCTCGTTTTATACGAGACGTTGTGTACGATATCATTGCTAGGTATCGCTATAAATGGTTTGGAAAAAAAGAAAGTTGTATGATTCCAACACCCGATATAAAGAGAAAATTCCTCTAA